From Oncorhynchus nerka isolate Pitt River linkage group LG1, Oner_Uvic_2.0, whole genome shotgun sequence, the proteins below share one genomic window:
- the cog3 gene encoding conserved oligomeric Golgi complex subunit 3, whose protein sequence is MLLRMMMASTDHSFLDLTDKETREKLSQWDRRADAMAPLTEKQTDSILDIRAAAETLPIPAELPIEDLCSLTSRSLRSPFTTTVPASTEDVLLKGFQMLDLENERIETAQQFFSWFSKLQTQMDQDEGAKHRKTRDHLNCYQEQCDAILSDVNAALEHLDSLQKQYLFVSNKTGTLHEACEQLLKEQSELVDLAESIQQKLSYFNELENLNTKLNSPTLSVNSEGFIPMLSKLDDCIEYVSSHPNFKDYPVYLAKFKQCLSKAMHFMKTYTVNTMQNLTNQLTKRDPLGLANADNAFTLYYVKFRAAAPKVRTLIEQIEQRSERIPEYHQLLEEIHQCYLDQREQLLSPSITSTITDLTSQNNKDHCALVRSGCAFMVHVCQDEHQLYNEFFSKPTPRLDELLEKLCLSLYDVLRPLIIHVIHLETLSELCGILKNEMLEDHVHNNAGQLGAFDAVVKQMLEDVQERLVYRTHIYIQTDIIGYNPAPGDLAYPEKLEMMEKIAQSLKEEQMKLMAQESSFSDVQLEDPNDRRASNASSIDSSRLQPSISPADLHGMWYPTVRRTLVCLSKLYRCIDRAVFQGLSQEALSACIHSLLKASDVILKNKTQVDGQLFLIKHLLIMREQIAPFHTDFAIKEISLDLKRTRDAAFKMMNPKSVPGFFRLNSHNAILEFLLEGSPEIKEHYIDSKKDVDRHLKFSCEQFIQQQTHLFVGNLEEFLTKVSALKTMAIQGGPTYNLSQQPWAQPAKINDIVMATYRVMKSKLPSTLQSMSLYLANRDTEFILFKPVRNNIQQVFQRLHALLQEEYSGEDLQIIACPSMEQMNLLLSVNK, encoded by the exons ATGTTGCTGAGAATGATGATGGCGTCTACAGACCATTCTTTTCTGGACCTGACAGATAAAGAAACGCGTGAAAAACTGTCACAGTGGGACCGGCGTGCAGATGCCATGGCTCCCCTGACAGAAAAACAAACGGACTCTATTCTGGATATCCGAGCTGCCGCTGAAACCCTCCCTATTCCCGCAGAG TTGCCCATTGAAGACTTGTGCAGCCTGACATCCCGCTCTTTACGGTCCCCATTTACGACAACTGTACCAGCTTCCACAGAAGATGTCCTACTCAAGGGCTTTCAGATGCTTGATCTGGAGAATGAGAGgatagagacagcacaacag TTTTTCTCCTGGTTTTCAAAGCTACAGACGCAAATGGATCAAGATGAAGGAGCTAAGCACAG GAAAACGAGAGACCATCTCAATTGTTATCAGGAACAATGCGATGCTATTCTGAGTGACGTGAATGCTGCCCTCGAGCACCTGGACTCTCTGCAGAAGCAGTACCTGTTTGTGTCCAACAAGACAGGCACCCTCCACGAGGCCTGTGAACAGCTCCTTAAAGAACAG TCCGAACTAGTGGATCTGGCTGAGAGCATACAGCAGAAGCTTTCCTATTTCAATGAGTTGGAGAACCTCAACACG AAACTAAACTCACCCACACTGTCTGTAAACAGTGAAGGATTTATACCAATGCTTTCAAAATTGGATGACTGTATAGAGTATGTTTCGTCCCAT CCAAACTTTAAGGACTACCCAGTGTATCTGGCCAAGTTCAAACAATGTCTGTCTAAAGCTATGCACTTCATGAAGACTTACACTGTGAACACTATGCAGAATCTCACCAACCAGTTAACAAAAAGG GATCCATTGGGTTTGGCTAACGCAGACAATGCCTTCACACTGTACTATGTCAAGTTCAGAGCAGCTGCACCCAAAGTCAGA ACACTGATTGAACAAATAGAGCAGAGGTCAGAGAGAATTCCTGA GTACCACCAGCTGTTAGAGGAGATACACCAGTGCTACCTGGACCAGAGAGAGCAGCTCCTCAGTCCCAGCATCACATCGACCATCACAGACCTGACCAGTCAAAACAATAAGGACCACTGTGCATTA GTGCGTAGTGGCTGTGCCTTCATGGTTCATGTCTGTCAGGATGAGCACCAGCTCTACAATGAGTTCTTCTCCAAACCCACGCCCAGACTAGA TGAGCTGCTGGAGAAGCTGTGTCTGTCGCTTTACGACGTCCTGCGGCCACTCATCATCCACGTTATCCACCTGGAGACCCTGTCGGAGCTCTGTGGCATCCTCAAGAATGAGATGCTGGAGGACCACGTCCACAACAACG CTGGTCAGTTGGGGGCCTTTGATGCGGTGGTGAAACAGATGCTGGAGGATGTCCAGGAGAGGCTGGTCTACAGGACACACATCTACATCCAGACTGACATCATCGGATACAACCCAGCCCCTGGGGACCTGGCCTATCCTGAGAAACTGGAGATGATGGAG AAAATTGCCCAGAGCCTGAAGGAAGAGCAGATGAAGCTAATGGCCCAGGAGTCATCCTTCTCAGACGTGCAGCTTGAAGATCCAAATGACCGGAGAGCCAGTAACGCAA GTAGTATAGACTCGTCCCGCTTGCAGCCATCCATCTCTCCCGCTGACCTGCATGGCATGTGGTACCCCACAGTCAGACGGACGCTGGTCTGCTTGTCCAAGCTCTATAGGTGCATAGAT AGAGCAGTCTTCCAGGGCTTATCGCAAGAGGCCTTGTCTGCCTGCATCCACTCCCTGCTCAAAGCGTCCGATGTCATCCTAAAGAACAAG ACGCAGGTAGACGGTCAGCTGTTTCTGATCAAACACCTGCTGATCATGAGGGAACAGATCGCTCCCTTCCACACAGACTTTGCCATCAAGGAGATCTCTCTGGACCTGAAGAGAAccagag ATGCTGCCTTCAAAATGATGAACCCAAAATCTGTTCCTGGTTTCTTCAGACTCAACAGCCACAACGCTATCCTAGAATTTCTATTGGAG GGATCACCGGAGATAAAGGAGCACTACATAGATTCGAAGAAGGACGTGGACCGCCATCTGAAGTTCAGCTGTGAGCAGTTCATCCAGCAGCAGACTCACCTCTTTGTTGGGAATCTGGAAGAGTTTCTCACCAAG GTGTCCGCTCTGAAAACCATGGCGATCCAAGGAGGTCCCACGTACAACCTCTCCCAACAACCTTGGGCACAGCCAG CCAAGATCAACGACATAGTGATGGCTACCTACAGGGTGATGAAGAGCAAGCTGCCAAGCACGTTACAGAGCATGTCCTTGTACCTGGCCAACAGAGACACAGAGTTTATCCTCTTCAAGCCTGTCCGG AACAACATCCAGCAGGTGTTTCAGAGACTGCACGCCTTGCTTCAGGAGGAATACAGTGGCGAGGACCTTCAGATCATCGCTTGCCCTTCTATGGAACAG atGAACCTGTTGTTGTCTGTGAATAAGTAA